Proteins from one Solirubrobacterales bacterium genomic window:
- the recO gene encoding DNA repair protein RecO, with amino-acid sequence MSQTLKTEAIVLRKMRYGEADSILHLYTREFGRVGAIAKGVRRSKSRFGGRLEPFFRLDLVLHEGRGDLMTITSASTVDPHADLRTRAGSLESAAILGDFVLRLHDEREQNLPAYNLTANMLALLNTDPRAAQRETGLAFRAKMLLASGFSPGLDSCAHCGATEDLVAFSPPSGGIVCRDCREPGDFDFGGESHAFYSGALKAPLSQAPDATPESLRQVDKTITETLAHHANVRIRSLA; translated from the coding sequence ATGTCCCAAACGCTCAAAACCGAGGCGATCGTCCTGCGCAAGATGCGCTACGGCGAGGCCGACAGCATTCTGCATCTCTACACGCGCGAGTTCGGGCGAGTGGGCGCGATCGCAAAGGGCGTGCGGCGCTCGAAGAGTCGCTTCGGCGGGCGCCTCGAGCCGTTCTTCCGGCTTGATCTCGTGCTGCATGAAGGGCGGGGCGATCTGATGACAATCACCAGTGCTTCGACCGTCGATCCTCACGCAGACCTGCGCACCCGCGCAGGCTCCTTGGAATCCGCAGCCATTCTCGGCGACTTCGTCTTGCGCCTTCACGACGAACGCGAGCAGAACCTTCCTGCCTACAACCTCACGGCCAACATGCTCGCCCTGCTCAACACAGACCCGCGCGCGGCGCAACGCGAGACCGGCCTGGCCTTCCGCGCGAAGATGCTGCTGGCCTCTGGATTCTCGCCCGGACTCGACTCATGCGCGCACTGCGGCGCCACAGAAGATCTCGTCGCCTTCTCGCCGCCCTCGGGAGGCATCGTCTGCCGCGACTGCCGCGAGCCCGGCGACTTCGACTTCGGCGGCGAATCCCACGCCTTCTACAGCGGTGCGCTCAAGGCACCGCTCTCGCAGGCGCCCGACGCAACGCCTGAATCGCTTCGGCAGGTTGACAAGACGATTACGGAGACATTGGCGCACCACGCGAACGTGCGGATTCGGTCGCTTGCTTAG
- a CDS encoding glycosyl transferase, translated as MSRPPRILLVTIGEPGHAFPMIAIATKLVAAGCEVGVHTWFRWEDHIVNAGAEFLKAPKFDVLEDGKIPDLQEAAALATAQLTDVVREWRPDVIVGDVLTLASSLTAEICGIPFITNVPHFWHATGPESVPFGSGWSPAETRPAKAIFRWLHRFERAGLEYGRVELNATREVVGLPPLEKVHGALSENLILVGTFPQLEPKREWPGHVKVIGPVMWEPPSEPVSIPQGDDPLVVVAPSTAQDIEHTMLTSAVEGLRDLPVRVLAAKNGREPARPLNPGANTSVVDWGPYSQMFPAADVVLCHGGHGTIMRALSAGAAVVVAPASGDQYENAARIRWAKVGVSVPNRFISSETIAAAVEKLLADPSYGHRVKALADWARAHDAAQAAADEIMAFTATKAA; from the coding sequence GTGAGCCGCCCCCCACGCATCCTGCTCGTCACGATCGGCGAGCCGGGCCACGCATTCCCGATGATCGCGATCGCCACGAAGTTGGTTGCGGCGGGCTGCGAGGTCGGCGTGCATACGTGGTTCCGCTGGGAGGATCACATCGTCAACGCCGGCGCGGAGTTCTTGAAGGCGCCGAAGTTCGACGTCCTCGAAGACGGGAAGATCCCCGACCTTCAGGAAGCGGCGGCGTTGGCGACAGCGCAGCTCACGGATGTGGTTCGCGAATGGAGGCCGGATGTGATCGTGGGAGACGTGCTCACGCTCGCGAGCTCACTCACTGCTGAGATCTGTGGGATCCCGTTCATCACCAACGTCCCCCATTTCTGGCACGCGACGGGACCCGAGTCCGTCCCGTTCGGATCGGGATGGTCCCCGGCCGAGACGAGGCCGGCCAAGGCAATCTTTCGCTGGCTGCATCGATTTGAACGGGCCGGTCTCGAGTATGGCCGCGTCGAGCTCAACGCGACTCGCGAAGTCGTCGGCCTGCCGCCGCTCGAAAAAGTCCACGGCGCGCTCTCTGAGAACCTCATCCTCGTCGGGACGTTTCCACAGCTCGAGCCCAAACGCGAGTGGCCCGGCCACGTCAAGGTGATCGGCCCGGTGATGTGGGAGCCGCCCTCCGAGCCAGTTTCGATCCCGCAGGGAGACGACCCGCTCGTCGTGGTCGCCCCGAGCACGGCTCAGGACATCGAGCACACGATGCTCACATCCGCCGTCGAGGGTCTGCGAGACCTACCTGTGCGCGTCCTTGCAGCCAAGAACGGTCGCGAGCCTGCCAGGCCACTGAATCCCGGCGCGAACACCTCAGTGGTCGACTGGGGGCCCTACAGCCAGATGTTCCCCGCGGCAGACGTCGTGCTTTGCCACGGAGGCCACGGCACGATCATGCGCGCGCTCAGCGCCGGTGCTGCGGTTGTCGTGGCCCCGGCCAGCGGTGACCAGTACGAGAACGCGGCGCGCATCCGCTGGGCGAAGGTCGGCGTCTCGGTCCCCAACCGCTTCATCAGCAGCGAAACGATCGCCGCCGCTGTGGAGAAATTGCTCGCCGACCCGAGTTATGGCCACCGGGTCAAGGCGCTGGCCGACTGGGCGCGTGCCCACGATGCTGCGCAGGCAGCAGCAGACGAAATCATGGCATTCACTGCGACCAAAGCCGCATAG
- the xerD gene encoding site-specific tyrosine recombinase XerD, with product MTPPVAQPKSAVAPRFEDLLLEFLQYLEFEARSAENTLIAYRTDLMQYGAFLSSIDQDPLTVNQGQIIEYLEQLAGSGEIAGTTLHRKLSSMRSFYVHLRREAIIDTDPTADVKAPAQAKKLPTVLSRSEVSHLIEQVRGSDPIATRDRAMLELMYASGLRVSEVINLEVSDIDFDEGILRTRGKGNKERIVPVGRQALLSIRIYLRAGRRALTKDRPQRYLFVNFRGGQLTRQGLYKIVRKYASAAGLSDRMSPHTLRHTFATHLLNGGCDLRSVQEMLGHADVSTTQTYTHLSTERLKDVYFDAHPRAVLHELR from the coding sequence ATGACACCACCGGTGGCACAACCCAAGAGCGCCGTAGCTCCCCGCTTTGAGGACTTGCTCCTCGAGTTCCTCCAGTACCTCGAGTTCGAGGCGCGCTCGGCTGAAAACACGCTGATCGCGTACCGCACCGACCTGATGCAGTACGGAGCATTCCTCTCGTCGATCGATCAGGATCCGCTCACGGTGAATCAGGGTCAGATCATCGAGTACCTCGAGCAGCTCGCTGGCAGCGGTGAGATCGCCGGCACGACGCTGCACCGCAAGCTTTCATCGATGCGCTCCTTCTACGTGCACCTCAGGCGCGAAGCGATCATCGACACCGATCCGACCGCAGACGTGAAGGCGCCCGCCCAGGCCAAGAAGCTGCCGACCGTGCTCAGTCGCTCCGAGGTCTCGCACCTGATCGAACAGGTCCGCGGATCCGATCCGATCGCAACACGCGATCGCGCGATGCTTGAGCTGATGTACGCATCTGGACTGCGCGTGAGCGAAGTGATCAATCTTGAAGTCTCCGACATCGATTTCGACGAAGGAATCCTGCGCACCCGCGGCAAGGGCAACAAGGAGCGCATCGTGCCTGTTGGTCGCCAGGCGCTTCTGTCGATTCGCATCTATCTGCGCGCCGGTCGCCGTGCGCTCACCAAAGACCGCCCGCAGCGGTACTTGTTCGTCAACTTTCGCGGCGGACAGCTGACTCGCCAGGGGCTCTACAAGATCGTCCGCAAATATGCCTCGGCGGCGGGCCTGTCTGACCGGATGAGCCCGCACACGCTTCGCCACACCTTTGCCACGCATCTTTTGAATGGCGGCTGCGACCTGCGTTCAGTGCAGGAGATGCTCGGCCACGCCGACGTCTCCACGACGCAGACCTACACGCACCTCTCGACCGAACGCCTCAAGGACGTCTACTTCGACGCCCATCCGCGTGCGGTCTTGCACGAACTGCGCTAG
- a CDS encoding glutaredoxin, whose protein sequence is MNATLYSKDSCSFCIRAKMLLEQNGVDYEYVDLTGDIDGQVNLAQRTGRMTMPLVFVGDELIGGFEDLVLALRNPRIREALNVA, encoded by the coding sequence ATGAACGCCACTCTCTACTCCAAGGACAGCTGCAGCTTCTGCATTCGAGCGAAGATGTTGCTCGAGCAGAACGGCGTGGACTACGAGTACGTCGATCTGACCGGTGACATCGACGGACAGGTCAACCTGGCGCAGCGCACCGGTCGCATGACGATGCCGCTCGTGTTCGTCGGAGACGAGCTGATCGGCGGATTCGAAGACCTGGTTCTCGCCCTGCGCAACCCGCGTATTCGCGAAGCATTGAACGTTGCCTGA
- a CDS encoding type II toxin-antitoxin system HipA family toxin, translating to MTPVEIRYQGRRVGAAFQESPSSIATFEFTPEFVAEGPDLSPIQMPLRPGPYSFPTLGRDAFRGLPGLLADALPDKFGNLVIDRRFAARGTPPESLTATDRLSYVGARAMGALEFVPATGPTADENHSLDIEALRSAAADILSEREDFATELDGPDAAEDILQVGTSAGGARAKALIAWNPDTNEVRSGQVDAGDGFGYWLIKLDGAGALADRELNEPEGYGLIEYAYYLMAKAAGIEMTECRIFKEADRSHFMTRRFDRTEDGSKIHQQSLGGLCHFDFNLDGAYSYEQALLTIRQLDIGAEAREQQFRRMLFNVVARNQDDHVKNISFLMNSDGEWSLSPAYDVTYSYNPGKQYTRMHQMTINDKRDGFVLDDFRQCANSALLKRGQWEEILEQVIDAVLDWPHFANEAGVSPIRAARIAGTHRLGFDSK from the coding sequence ATGACTCCAGTTGAGATTCGCTACCAGGGTCGTCGTGTTGGCGCCGCCTTCCAAGAGTCGCCGAGCTCCATCGCGACATTCGAGTTCACTCCCGAGTTCGTCGCCGAGGGGCCCGACCTCTCCCCCATCCAGATGCCGCTCCGTCCCGGCCCGTACAGCTTTCCAACCCTGGGACGCGATGCCTTTCGCGGGCTTCCAGGCCTACTGGCGGACGCTCTGCCTGACAAGTTCGGAAACCTGGTCATCGATCGACGATTCGCCGCGCGCGGCACTCCTCCGGAATCGCTGACAGCCACCGATCGACTCAGCTACGTTGGCGCGCGAGCAATGGGGGCGCTTGAGTTTGTTCCCGCGACAGGCCCAACCGCCGACGAGAACCACAGCCTCGACATCGAGGCACTTCGCTCGGCCGCAGCCGACATCTTGTCCGAGCGCGAAGACTTTGCCACCGAGCTCGACGGACCCGATGCAGCCGAGGACATCCTGCAAGTCGGAACTTCCGCTGGCGGCGCGCGCGCCAAGGCGTTGATCGCGTGGAATCCAGACACCAACGAGGTGAGGTCGGGTCAGGTCGATGCCGGCGACGGCTTCGGGTACTGGTTGATCAAGCTGGATGGAGCGGGAGCCCTCGCGGATCGTGAACTGAATGAGCCTGAGGGCTACGGACTGATCGAGTACGCCTACTACTTGATGGCGAAAGCCGCAGGCATCGAGATGACCGAGTGTCGGATCTTCAAAGAGGCCGACCGTTCGCATTTCATGACGCGCCGATTCGATCGGACGGAGGACGGTTCCAAAATCCACCAACAGAGTCTGGGCGGACTATGCCACTTTGACTTCAATCTCGATGGCGCGTATTCGTATGAGCAGGCCCTGTTGACGATTCGGCAACTTGACATCGGCGCCGAAGCGCGCGAGCAACAGTTCCGCCGCATGCTCTTCAACGTTGTCGCTAGAAACCAGGATGATCACGTCAAGAACATCTCTTTTCTGATGAACTCAGACGGTGAGTGGTCTCTTTCCCCGGCCTACGACGTGACGTATTCGTACAACCCGGGCAAGCAGTACACGCGGATGCATCAGATGACGATCAACGACAAACGCGACGGCTTCGTCCTCGATGATTTTCGCCAGTGCGCAAACAGCGCCTTGCTCAAGCGCGGTCAGTGGGAAGAGATCCTGGAACAGGTAATTGATGCGGTGCTGGACTGGCCGCATTTTGCGAACGAGGCAGGTGTTTCGCCGATCCGAGCAGCTCGAATTGCAGGCACCCACCGCTTGGGCTTCGATTCCAAGTAG
- a CDS encoding PIN domain-containing protein, producing MITFLLDASVWLSALDPLESGYQEASDFIAAGRAGSFKTAALDLTLYEVANVATASWSKPEVGVTLAAEIELACVGRLLRADSDLMRAATTMATAHQISVYDAAYAAAGQACRWPVVSFDTRDLVSNGLAILPRDALN from the coding sequence TTGATCACGTTCCTGCTCGACGCGAGCGTCTGGCTGAGCGCTCTCGATCCGTTAGAGTCCGGCTACCAAGAGGCTTCCGATTTCATCGCGGCCGGAAGGGCCGGCAGCTTCAAGACCGCCGCGCTGGACCTCACGCTCTACGAAGTGGCGAACGTGGCAACTGCCAGTTGGAGTAAACCCGAGGTTGGAGTGACGCTCGCCGCAGAGATTGAACTTGCGTGCGTTGGGCGGTTGCTGCGTGCCGACTCCGACCTAATGCGCGCCGCGACGACTATGGCGACAGCGCATCAAATCTCCGTTTACGACGCCGCCTACGCAGCCGCAGGTCAAGCTTGTCGGTGGCCGGTCGTTTCGTTCGACACGCGAGACCTCGTTTCCAACGGTCTCGCGATCCTCCCCCGCGATGCCCTCAACTAA
- the dnaG gene encoding DNA primase has product MPRISDSSKEKVREAVDIVDLVNHYTDLRRNGSQYMGRCPFHEDNSPSFSVNPSDKVYHCFGCGVGGDVFKFVQEKEGLDFAASIEYLADQFNVELEYEELDPKAQERQKERERLFELLERATKFYERTLADSDEAAPAREYLASRGFSPEVLAKFRVGYSPKAWDKLFVPALRQGFTERELMDAGLVQHNRERNQIFDRFRGRIMFPLADKKGIVRGFGARGMRDSDKPKYLNSADGPAYHKGSQIFAINHARRPAAAKKRVIAVEGYADVLALHDAGFEESVAVMGTAMTEQQAAELSRMASRVYLALDADEPGRRAALRAAEVLGAHRDTETLVIQVPDGKDPDELIKQGGPQAFEEAMSRAVTVAEFAVSQVFAAGDLSTAREREHVLDDLVPVFNAMAPGPVKEEQMLVAADRLGISEGVLRESLRERAQNAPMPRPQAPQEIEPPPASKPVKNDPRERSERIFLAQCLSNAPVGRDYLERLQDDDLSTPLMRELRDHLRNNAENPLANLRELKPELQSAVTEVAMLSEREHASAEVIQLGFLLIEKAGLDRKITGAPGDQKAEIELKRQELIRKIGELSAEFA; this is encoded by the coding sequence ATGCCACGAATCAGCGACTCATCCAAGGAGAAGGTCCGCGAGGCCGTTGACATCGTCGACCTCGTAAACCACTACACGGACCTGCGCCGCAACGGCTCGCAGTACATGGGCCGCTGCCCGTTCCACGAGGACAACTCGCCGAGCTTCTCGGTCAACCCCAGCGACAAGGTCTACCACTGCTTTGGTTGCGGAGTGGGAGGGGACGTCTTCAAGTTTGTGCAGGAGAAGGAAGGCCTCGACTTCGCTGCTTCGATCGAGTATCTGGCCGATCAGTTCAACGTTGAGCTCGAATACGAAGAGCTCGATCCCAAGGCGCAGGAGCGACAGAAAGAGCGCGAGCGGTTGTTCGAGCTTCTTGAGCGCGCGACGAAGTTCTACGAGCGCACGCTCGCTGACTCCGACGAAGCCGCCCCCGCGCGGGAGTACCTCGCGAGTCGTGGCTTCAGCCCCGAGGTCCTCGCGAAGTTTCGCGTTGGCTACTCGCCCAAGGCTTGGGACAAGCTCTTCGTGCCAGCGCTCCGCCAGGGCTTCACCGAGCGCGAGCTGATGGACGCCGGGCTCGTCCAGCACAACCGCGAGCGCAACCAGATCTTCGACCGTTTTCGCGGACGCATCATGTTTCCGCTCGCAGACAAGAAGGGCATCGTGCGCGGGTTTGGCGCGCGCGGGATGCGCGACTCAGACAAGCCCAAGTACCTGAACTCCGCCGACGGCCCCGCGTACCACAAGGGTTCTCAGATTTTTGCGATCAACCACGCCCGGCGCCCGGCCGCCGCGAAGAAGCGCGTGATCGCCGTCGAGGGCTACGCCGACGTGCTCGCCCTGCACGACGCTGGTTTCGAAGAGTCCGTGGCCGTCATGGGCACGGCGATGACCGAGCAGCAAGCCGCAGAACTCTCCCGCATGGCCTCACGGGTATATCTGGCGCTCGACGCCGACGAACCCGGACGCCGCGCCGCACTGCGCGCAGCCGAAGTGCTTGGCGCCCACCGCGACACCGAAACGCTCGTGATCCAGGTCCCAGACGGCAAGGACCCCGACGAGCTGATCAAGCAGGGGGGACCGCAGGCATTCGAGGAAGCGATGTCCCGCGCGGTCACAGTCGCGGAGTTCGCCGTTTCGCAAGTATTTGCCGCCGGCGATCTTTCAACGGCCCGCGAGCGCGAACATGTTCTGGACGACCTGGTGCCCGTTTTCAACGCGATGGCCCCGGGCCCAGTTAAAGAGGAGCAAATGCTCGTCGCGGCGGATCGACTGGGCATTTCCGAGGGCGTACTTCGTGAATCGCTGCGTGAACGCGCCCAGAACGCGCCCATGCCCCGCCCGCAGGCCCCACAAGAGATTGAGCCGCCTCCTGCGTCCAAACCGGTCAAGAATGATCCACGAGAGCGTTCCGAGCGTATTTTCCTCGCACAATGCCTCTCGAACGCGCCAGTAGGTAGGGATTACCTAGAGCGCTTGCAAGATGACGACCTTTCGACGCCGCTGATGAGGGAATTACGGGATCATCTGCGAAATAACGCCGAAAACCCGCTTGCGAACCTGCGAGAGCTAAAGCCTGAGCTGCAGAGTGCCGTTACAGAAGTAGCGATGCTTTCCGAAAGGGAACACGCCTCTGCAGAAGTCATCCAGCTTGGATTCTTGCTGATTGAGAAAGCCGGGCTCGACCGAAAAATAACCGGAGCACCCGGGGACCAAAAGGCCGAGATCGAACTCAAAAGGCAAGAGTTGATTCGCAAGATCGGTGAACTTTCCGCAGAGTTCGCGTGA
- a CDS encoding deoxyguanosinetriphosphate triphosphohydrolase, with product MNPANQSVNAETPEAVFRSRIDAREDVILQPLAVRSYPAERETREPDSPLRTPFQRDRDRIVHSKAFRRLKYKTQVFIAPEGDHFRTRLTHTLETCGIARTVARALELNEDLSEAIGLGHDLGHPPFGHIGEDVLSKCLQERFGREFHHNEHSLRTVDSLERNGQGLNLTEQVRDGILNHTGPTKPVSLEGRIVRIVDRIAYINHDIDDALRAGILTTEDLPQKEIDVLGQTPSERIDTLVKDLVATSALRNDIAQSDEIGGAMLRLRRFMFQNVYLGPQVREEADRVMNLVKGLFAYYVDNPDEIPDGETGDLATRVTDWIAGMTDRYAFRTFEALNSPRTAR from the coding sequence ATGAACCCGGCCAACCAATCGGTGAACGCAGAAACTCCCGAGGCCGTTTTCCGCTCGCGCATCGACGCTCGAGAGGACGTGATTCTCCAGCCGCTGGCCGTCCGTTCGTACCCGGCCGAACGCGAGACCCGCGAACCAGATTCACCACTGCGCACGCCCTTCCAGCGCGACCGCGACCGCATCGTCCACTCCAAGGCGTTTCGTCGCCTGAAGTACAAGACGCAGGTTTTCATTGCGCCCGAGGGCGATCACTTCCGCACGCGCCTCACGCACACGCTCGAGACTTGCGGGATCGCTCGCACCGTTGCCCGGGCGCTCGAACTGAATGAAGACCTCTCCGAGGCGATCGGGCTGGGGCACGATCTCGGCCATCCGCCGTTCGGACACATCGGCGAAGACGTCCTCTCGAAGTGCCTTCAAGAGCGCTTCGGCCGCGAGTTCCATCACAACGAGCATTCGCTTCGCACGGTCGATTCGCTCGAGCGCAACGGTCAGGGACTGAACCTCACCGAGCAGGTCCGCGACGGAATCCTCAATCACACCGGTCCGACCAAGCCGGTCTCGCTTGAGGGCCGCATCGTTCGCATCGTTGACCGCATCGCCTACATCAACCACGACATCGACGACGCGCTGCGCGCCGGCATCCTCACCACCGAGGATCTGCCGCAGAAAGAGATCGACGTCCTGGGTCAGACGCCCTCTGAGCGCATCGACACCTTGGTCAAGGATCTCGTCGCCACCTCTGCCTTGCGGAACGACATCGCTCAGTCAGACGAGATCGGTGGCGCGATGCTGCGCCTGCGCCGTTTCATGTTCCAGAACGTCTACCTCGGGCCGCAAGTGCGCGAAGAGGCCGACCGCGTCATGAATCTCGTAAAGGGCCTCTTCGCCTACTACGTAGATAACCCCGACGAGATCCCGGACGGCGAGACCGGCGACCTCGCAACCCGCGTGACCGACTGGATCGCCGGCATGACCGACCGCTACGCCTTCCGCACCTTCGAGGCGCTGAACTCGCCGCGCACCGCACGCTGA
- the mutM gene encoding bifunctional DNA-formamidopyrimidine glycosylase/DNA-(apurinic or apyrimidinic site) lyase: MPELPEVETIRRQLAPVAEGNVIEQVEVSDARWVAPASVKAFAKKLIGRRLIKLGRRGKYFVAELDDGSALVMHLRMTGNLLFIPDGDKVPESHLRGQLWLSSGGSLCFTDPRRFGTAELIPTPTDLENFLRARLGPEPFDEFFDGPYLYTQTHGRKTPIKAVILDQRVVAGVGNIYADEALFRARMAPQRRAARVTKAQAELLTETIQDALTAGINAKGATIDDFRDAYGVKGSFQDQFLVHRREGLPCPECDTPIKKIRCAGRGTYYCPTCQRN, from the coding sequence TTGCCTGAACTTCCAGAGGTAGAGACGATCCGGCGCCAACTTGCGCCGGTCGCTGAAGGCAATGTGATTGAGCAGGTCGAAGTGAGTGATGCTCGCTGGGTCGCTCCCGCCAGCGTCAAGGCGTTCGCGAAGAAGCTGATAGGCCGCCGGCTGATCAAGCTCGGGCGTCGCGGTAAGTACTTCGTCGCCGAACTCGACGATGGCTCGGCGCTGGTCATGCACTTGCGAATGACTGGGAATCTCCTATTCATCCCCGATGGCGACAAAGTCCCCGAGTCGCACTTGCGCGGGCAGCTCTGGCTCTCTTCAGGCGGGAGTCTTTGCTTCACCGACCCGCGGCGCTTCGGAACGGCCGAGCTGATCCCGACTCCGACCGACCTTGAAAACTTCCTCCGCGCGCGACTTGGGCCGGAGCCCTTTGACGAGTTCTTCGACGGCCCATATCTCTACACCCAGACCCACGGCCGCAAGACGCCGATCAAAGCCGTGATCCTCGATCAGCGAGTAGTGGCAGGAGTCGGCAACATCTACGCAGACGAAGCGCTGTTCCGCGCCCGTATGGCCCCGCAGCGGCGGGCCGCACGCGTAACGAAGGCCCAGGCCGAGCTGCTCACGGAAACCATCCAGGACGCCTTGACTGCCGGCATCAACGCCAAAGGTGCAACGATCGACGACTTCCGTGACGCCTACGGCGTCAAGGGCAGCTTTCAGGATCAGTTCCTGGTGCACCGCCGCGAGGGTCTACCCTGCCCCGAGTGCGACACACCGATCAAGAAGATCCGCTGCGCCGGGCGCGGAACGTACTACTGCCCGACCTGCCAGCGGAACTAG
- a CDS encoding helix-turn-helix domain-containing protein, producing the protein MTPGFDNLQTDDAVLHELGQRIARIRIERDIAQNDLAREAGVGRDTVAAIEAGRSVQSRNLIRVLRALRMIDNLEVAVPAPQPSPLKMLEDAVGERKRAKRSDSTR; encoded by the coding sequence ATGACGCCTGGATTCGACAACCTTCAGACCGACGATGCCGTTCTCCATGAGCTGGGTCAGCGCATCGCTCGCATCCGAATTGAGCGTGATATCGCTCAGAACGACCTTGCGCGTGAGGCCGGGGTCGGTCGAGACACCGTTGCTGCGATCGAGGCCGGGCGCTCGGTGCAATCGCGGAATCTGATTCGCGTCCTACGCGCTTTGCGGATGATCGACAATCTCGAGGTTGCCGTCCCCGCTCCCCAACCGAGTCCGTTGAAGATGCTCGAGGACGCAGTCGGCGAACGCAAGCGCGCCAAGCGGAGCGACAGCACGCGATGA
- a CDS encoding sigma-70 family RNA polymerase sigma factor, whose protein sequence is MIRQAAETTANEPTEVGTPPALSILPAFDDKKLDLTPGESREAIDTVHLYLKAIGERKLLSAEDEVRLAKRIERADNEAKNIMIEANLRLVVSIAKRYNDRGVSLLDLIQEGNVGLMRAVEKFDWRRGYKFSTYAAWWIRQGITRAIADQARTIRIPVHLLQNVNKVAAVRRRLVQELGREPSIEEVSKEVDMPDADVKKLMELSADAISLETPMGSDEDAGTIGDMVEDDSEQAPEEIVAERLLSEDIDVVLGQLGDRERRVIELRYGISGDEPLTLVEIGKFIGVTRERVRQIEIAAIEKLRRGGETERLRRQYG, encoded by the coding sequence ATGATTCGACAAGCAGCAGAGACCACGGCCAATGAGCCAACCGAAGTCGGCACCCCACCGGCGCTCAGCATCTTGCCTGCCTTTGATGACAAGAAGCTCGACCTCACCCCGGGCGAGAGCCGTGAGGCGATCGACACCGTCCATCTTTATCTGAAGGCAATCGGCGAGCGCAAGCTGCTCTCGGCCGAGGATGAAGTTCGTCTGGCGAAGCGAATCGAGCGCGCCGACAACGAGGCCAAGAACATCATGATCGAGGCCAACCTGCGCCTGGTCGTGAGCATCGCAAAGCGCTACAACGACCGCGGCGTGTCATTGCTGGACCTGATTCAGGAAGGCAACGTTGGCTTGATGCGAGCTGTCGAGAAGTTCGACTGGCGCCGTGGCTACAAGTTTTCAACCTACGCAGCATGGTGGATTCGTCAGGGCATCACCCGCGCAATCGCCGACCAGGCGCGCACCATTCGCATTCCGGTGCACCTGCTGCAGAACGTGAACAAGGTTGCGGCCGTGCGCCGACGCCTCGTTCAGGAGCTCGGTCGCGAGCCTTCGATCGAGGAAGTCTCCAAAGAAGTCGACATGCCCGACGCCGACGTGAAAAAGCTCATGGAACTCTCCGCCGACGCCATTTCGCTGGAGACCCCGATGGGCAGCGACGAGGACGCCGGAACGATCGGCGACATGGTCGAGGACGACTCCGAACAGGCGCCCGAAGAAATCGTCGCCGAACGGTTGCTTTCAGAAGACATTGATGTGGTGCTTGGCCAGCTTGGTGACCGCGAACGTCGCGTGATCGAGTTGCGTTATGGCATCAGCGGCGACGAGCCGCTGACTCTGGTGGAGATTGGAAAGTTCATCGGAGTGACACGAGAGCGCGTCCGCCAGATTGAGATTGCGGCTATTGAGAAGTTGCGTCGTGGTGGCGAGACTGAGCGTCTTCGTCGGCAGTACGGCTGA